In Stenotrophomonas sp. 610A2, one DNA window encodes the following:
- the infC gene encoding translation initiation factor IF-3, with protein sequence MSIPDNKQNRRNQEIRVPRVRVIGSDGEMIGVLSRDEALSMAEDEGLDLVEIQPQADPPVCKIMDFGKFKFEMQKKANEAKKKTKQVEIKEVKFRPVTDEGDYQIKLRNMRRFLEDGDKIKVNIRFRGREMSHQELGREMANRIEADLGEEIVIESRPRLEGRQMVMMIAPKKK encoded by the coding sequence ATCAGTATCCCTGACAACAAACAGAACCGCCGTAATCAGGAAATCCGGGTGCCGCGCGTACGCGTGATCGGCAGTGACGGTGAAATGATTGGCGTGTTGTCGCGCGACGAAGCGCTGTCCATGGCCGAAGATGAAGGCCTGGACCTGGTTGAAATCCAGCCCCAGGCCGATCCGCCTGTCTGCAAGATCATGGACTTCGGCAAGTTCAAGTTCGAGATGCAGAAGAAGGCCAACGAGGCCAAGAAGAAGACCAAGCAGGTCGAGATCAAGGAAGTGAAGTTCCGTCCGGTCACGGACGAGGGCGACTACCAGATCAAGCTGCGCAACATGCGTCGTTTCCTCGAGGACGGCGACAAGATCAAGGTCAACATCCGCTTCCGTGGCCGCGAAATGAGCCATCAGGAACTGGGTCGCGAGATGGCCAACCGGATCGAGGCTGATCTGGGTGAGGAAATCGTGATCGAGTCCCGTCCGCGCCTGGAAGGCCGGCAGATGGTCATGATGATCGCGCCGAAGAAGAAGTAA
- the rplT gene encoding 50S ribosomal protein L20: MARVKRGVQARRRHKKVLDLAKGYYNARRKVFRVAKQAVIKAQQYAYIGRKQKKRNFRSLWITRINAAARINGLSYSRFMNGLLKAGITLDRKVLADIAVHDAAGFAALAEKAKGALAA, translated from the coding sequence ATGGCACGAGTAAAGCGTGGTGTGCAGGCGCGCCGCCGCCACAAGAAAGTATTGGATCTCGCCAAGGGCTATTACAACGCCCGTCGCAAGGTCTTCCGCGTTGCCAAGCAGGCAGTCATCAAGGCACAGCAGTACGCCTACATTGGCCGTAAGCAGAAGAAGCGCAATTTCCGTTCGCTGTGGATCACCCGCATCAACGCGGCTGCCCGCATCAACGGCCTGAGCTACAGCCGTTTCATGAACGGCCTGCTGAAGGCCGGTATCACCCTGGACCGTAAGGTTCTGGCTGATATCGCCGTGCACGACGCAGCCGGTTTTGCCGCTCTGGCAGAAAAGGCCAAGGGCGCACTGGCTGCATAA
- a CDS encoding TraB/GumN family protein, which translates to MCLLAGWGSAQEVVEAPAEAGAAPIRDMEAVVVHGVQPGPGLWRVSKDGHVLWILGTVSPLPNQIDWRADEVRAVIARSGQVLLSPGVVFDADVGFFGKLALAPSVWKVMRNEDGAELVDVLAPPLYARWRAVKQRYLPRDGGVERKRPMFAAAELQAAAMKSIGLGQKPVVWPVVESAAKAAGITPTSTNWKIKIEDPKAAVREFREGGMDDAVCLEGTVALVENDLPTLVERANAWAMGDVEALRRSPYEDAGAACMQAITQSGFVRNRGFGDLKAGVRQHWLSIAEAAVQRNEETFAMVPVDRLLEADGYLAALQARGYEVESP; encoded by the coding sequence ATGTGCTTGCTTGCGGGATGGGGGTCAGCGCAGGAAGTGGTGGAGGCGCCTGCGGAGGCGGGAGCTGCACCGATCCGCGATATGGAGGCGGTCGTCGTCCATGGAGTGCAGCCCGGGCCGGGCTTGTGGCGGGTCAGCAAGGATGGGCATGTGCTTTGGATCCTGGGCACGGTATCGCCCTTGCCCAACCAGATTGATTGGCGGGCCGATGAGGTGCGTGCGGTGATCGCACGCTCGGGGCAGGTATTGCTGTCACCGGGTGTGGTGTTCGATGCCGACGTGGGCTTCTTTGGCAAGCTGGCGTTGGCGCCATCGGTCTGGAAGGTGATGCGCAACGAAGACGGCGCGGAACTGGTCGATGTGCTGGCGCCGCCGCTGTATGCGCGCTGGCGTGCGGTCAAGCAGCGTTACCTGCCGCGCGACGGCGGGGTTGAGCGCAAGCGGCCGATGTTCGCCGCTGCTGAGTTGCAGGCGGCGGCAATGAAATCCATCGGTTTGGGTCAGAAGCCGGTGGTCTGGCCGGTGGTGGAATCGGCAGCGAAAGCGGCCGGTATCACGCCTACCTCTACGAATTGGAAAATCAAGATCGAGGACCCTAAGGCAGCCGTCCGCGAGTTTCGCGAGGGCGGCATGGATGATGCGGTGTGCCTGGAAGGGACCGTGGCCTTGGTTGAGAACGATCTGCCGACCTTGGTCGAGCGGGCGAATGCCTGGGCAATGGGCGATGTGGAGGCGTTGCGGCGCTCACCGTATGAGGATGCGGGCGCGGCCTGCATGCAGGCGATCACGCAGTCGGGCTTCGTGCGCAATCGCGGCTTCGGTGATCTGAAGGCGGGTGTGCGCCAGCATTGGCTGTCGATTGCGGAAGCTGCAGTGCAGCGCAACGAAGAGACGTTTGCGATGGTGCCGGTGGATCGGTTGCTGGAAGCCGATGGCTATCTGGCGGCGTTGCAGGCGCGTGGATACGAGGTTGAGTCGCCCTGA
- a CDS encoding DUF1653 domain-containing protein, with translation MSDLPPLPSLALGRYRHFKGGEYEVIGLARSSETLEALVLYKPLYGDLGVWARPYAMFMEQVTVEGVSQPRFAYQG, from the coding sequence ATGTCCGACCTGCCACCGCTTCCCAGTCTCGCGCTCGGACGCTATCGCCACTTCAAAGGCGGCGAATACGAAGTCATCGGCCTCGCCCGGAGCAGCGAAACATTGGAAGCTCTGGTCCTCTACAAGCCCTTGTACGGCGACCTGGGCGTATGGGCCCGGCCCTATGCGATGTTCATGGAACAGGTGACTGTCGAAGGCGTGTCCCAGCCGAGGTTTGCCTACCAAGGCTGA
- a CDS encoding low molecular weight protein tyrosine phosphatase family protein has translation MSRLLFVCSRNQLRSPTGEAMWSKRAGFEARSAGTSPHARRTISPADIRWADVIFVMEAKHGNRMQAAFARLLEHKRMHCLDIPDDYDFMDPTLMALLDERVVACLASELLGGSE, from the coding sequence ATGAGCCGCTTGTTGTTCGTATGCAGCCGCAACCAGCTGCGCAGCCCGACGGGTGAAGCAATGTGGAGCAAGCGGGCAGGCTTTGAAGCTCGCTCTGCAGGCACCAGCCCACATGCACGTAGAACCATCAGCCCGGCGGATATCCGTTGGGCTGATGTCATCTTCGTGATGGAGGCCAAGCACGGTAACCGAATGCAGGCGGCGTTCGCGCGTCTGCTTGAGCATAAGCGCATGCATTGCCTGGATATCCCGGACGATTACGACTTCATGGATCCCACGTTGATGGCGTTGCTTGATGAGCGCGTTGTTGCGTGCTTGGCTTCGGAGCTTCTTGGCGGTAGCGAATAG
- a CDS encoding integration host factor subunit alpha produces the protein MALTKAEMADRLFDEVGLNKREAKEFVDAFFDVLRDALEQGRQVKLSGFGNFDLRRKNQRPGRNPKTGEEIPISARTVVTFRPGQKLKERVEAYAGSGQ, from the coding sequence ATGGCATTGACCAAGGCGGAGATGGCGGATCGTTTGTTCGACGAAGTCGGTCTGAACAAGCGTGAGGCCAAGGAGTTTGTCGACGCGTTTTTCGATGTGTTGCGCGATGCATTGGAACAGGGACGTCAAGTGAAGCTGTCGGGCTTCGGCAATTTCGACCTGCGGCGCAAGAACCAGCGCCCGGGTCGCAACCCCAAGACCGGCGAGGAAATTCCGATTTCCGCCCGTACGGTAGTCACCTTCCGTCCGGGCCAGAAGCTCAAGGAGCGGGTGGAGGCATATGCTGGATCCGGGCAGTAA
- the pheT gene encoding phenylalanine--tRNA ligase subunit beta has translation MKFSESWLRSHVPTTASRDELSAVLTAIGLEVEEVTALGAGLDNVVVARIVEAIRHPEADRLQICKVDAGQAELLQIVCGAPNARPGLVAPLAMVGAQIGELKIKPAKLRGVESNGMLCSAKELGLDNDASGLLELPDDAPVGATLVEYLGLPDSSIEIKLTPNRADCFSVRGIAFDVAAATRSEVKPFAADAVPAQGARELSIQLDAGAEAPRYLGRVIEGVNAAATTPLWMAERLRRSGVRPVSLLVDITQYVMLELGQPMHAYDLDTLKGPIAVRRSRAGESLKLLDGRDAALDDSFLVVTDADRPVGLAGLMGGFDTRVTDVTSNVFLEAAHFAPAAIMGRGRKLGLHTDAGHRFERGVDPQLPRTAIEYATKLVLDLAGGTPAPVTEAVREADLPVAAKILLRRARIVRVLGIQIEDAEVERILRALGMKVEAVADGWNVTGPSRRFDIAIEEDLIEELARIHGYESIPTTLPGGAARIAMPSETRLDDLSVRRQLVAREMLETINFAFVDAELLKQWQQDEGLVALANPLSAELAVMRPLLLPGLVATLGRNVARQAGRVRLFEIGRVFAAQAGEGKPAPKETVRVAAAVCGDAATLQWGEKARKVDFHDLKGDLESLAAASCAVLEFRASQRPYAHPARSADIWRDGECIGWIGQLHPRLTKAMEVDADVYAFELDLAPLAARSLPRSSELSRFPAVRRDLAVVVAESVSWAELSSTIRAAAGELLREVALFDRYVGQGVEPGFKSLAMGLILQDKSRTLTDRDVEAVVTDVVTAIDHGHGAKIRG, from the coding sequence ATGAAATTCTCTGAAAGCTGGCTGCGCAGCCACGTACCGACCACCGCATCGCGCGACGAACTCAGCGCCGTGCTGACCGCCATCGGTCTGGAAGTCGAAGAAGTCACTGCACTGGGCGCAGGCCTGGACAACGTGGTCGTGGCGCGCATCGTCGAAGCGATCCGCCATCCGGAAGCCGACCGCCTGCAGATCTGCAAGGTCGATGCCGGCCAGGCCGAACTGCTGCAGATCGTCTGTGGCGCGCCGAATGCACGCCCGGGTCTGGTCGCACCGCTGGCCATGGTTGGCGCACAGATCGGCGAGCTGAAGATCAAGCCGGCCAAGCTGCGCGGCGTGGAATCCAACGGCATGCTGTGCTCGGCCAAGGAGCTGGGTCTGGACAATGATGCTTCCGGCTTGCTGGAACTGCCGGACGACGCACCGGTCGGCGCCACGCTGGTCGAGTACCTCGGTCTGCCGGATTCCAGCATCGAGATCAAACTGACCCCGAACCGCGCTGACTGCTTCAGCGTGCGCGGCATTGCGTTCGACGTTGCTGCCGCTACCCGCAGCGAAGTGAAGCCGTTCGCCGCCGACGCCGTACCGGCTCAGGGCGCGCGCGAACTGAGCATCCAGCTCGACGCCGGTGCCGAAGCACCGCGTTACCTCGGTCGCGTGATCGAAGGCGTCAATGCCGCCGCGACCACGCCGTTATGGATGGCCGAGCGTCTGCGCCGTAGCGGCGTGCGGCCGGTGTCGCTGTTGGTCGATATCACCCAGTACGTGATGCTGGAACTCGGTCAGCCGATGCATGCCTACGACCTGGATACGCTGAAGGGGCCGATTGCCGTGCGCCGCTCGCGTGCTGGTGAAAGCCTCAAGCTGCTTGACGGCCGCGACGCCGCGCTGGACGACAGCTTCCTGGTGGTCACCGATGCCGACCGTCCGGTCGGCCTGGCTGGCCTGATGGGCGGCTTCGATACCCGCGTCACCGATGTGACCAGCAATGTCTTCCTGGAGGCTGCGCATTTCGCCCCGGCGGCGATCATGGGCCGCGGCCGCAAGCTCGGCCTGCACACCGATGCCGGTCACCGCTTCGAGCGTGGCGTCGATCCGCAGCTGCCGCGTACCGCCATCGAATACGCCACCAAGCTGGTATTGGACTTGGCTGGCGGTACGCCGGCGCCGGTCACCGAAGCCGTGCGCGAAGCCGATCTGCCGGTAGCCGCCAAGATACTGCTGCGTCGCGCCCGCATCGTGCGCGTGCTCGGCATCCAGATTGAAGACGCCGAAGTCGAGCGCATCCTGCGCGCGCTTGGCATGAAGGTCGAGGCTGTGGCCGATGGTTGGAACGTCACCGGCCCGAGCCGTCGCTTCGATATCGCCATCGAAGAAGACCTGATCGAAGAGCTGGCCCGTATCCACGGCTACGAATCCATTCCGACCACCTTGCCGGGCGGCGCTGCACGCATCGCCATGCCCAGCGAAACCCGTCTGGATGACCTCAGCGTGCGCCGCCAGCTGGTGGCCCGCGAAATGCTGGAAACCATCAACTTCGCCTTCGTTGATGCCGAGCTGCTGAAGCAGTGGCAGCAGGACGAAGGTCTGGTTGCGCTGGCCAACCCGCTGTCGGCCGAGCTGGCGGTGATGCGCCCGCTGCTGCTGCCGGGTCTGGTGGCAACGCTGGGCCGCAACGTCGCCCGTCAGGCTGGACGCGTGCGCCTGTTCGAAATCGGCCGCGTGTTCGCCGCGCAGGCCGGCGAGGGCAAGCCCGCACCGAAGGAAACCGTTCGCGTTGCTGCTGCAGTGTGCGGCGACGCTGCCACCCTGCAGTGGGGCGAAAAGGCGCGCAAGGTCGATTTCCATGATCTGAAGGGTGATCTGGAATCGCTGGCTGCCGCTTCCTGCGCAGTTCTGGAATTCCGCGCCTCGCAGCGCCCGTATGCGCACCCGGCCCGTTCGGCGGACATCTGGCGCGACGGCGAATGCATCGGCTGGATCGGCCAGCTGCACCCGCGCCTGACCAAGGCGATGGAAGTGGATGCAGATGTCTACGCATTCGAGCTGGACCTGGCACCGCTGGCTGCGCGTTCGCTGCCGCGTTCGAGCGAGCTGTCGCGCTTCCCGGCGGTCCGCCGGGATCTGGCCGTGGTCGTAGCTGAATCAGTCAGCTGGGCTGAGCTGTCGTCGACCATCCGGGCTGCTGCTGGCGAACTGCTGCGTGAAGTGGCGCTGTTCGACCGTTATGTCGGCCAAGGCGTCGAGCCGGGTTTCAAGAGTTTGGCTATGGGCTTGATTTTGCAGGACAAGTCGCGCACATTGACGGACCGTGACGTGGAAGCCGTAGTCACCGACGTGGTGACGGCGATTGATCATGGGCACGGCGCAAAGATCCGTGGCTGA
- the pheS gene encoding phenylalanine--tRNA ligase subunit alpha, which translates to MSDIQSLTAQALADVAAAQSPETLENLRVSLLGKSGSITAQLKQLGALPADERKAAGEAINIARDAVSSALGERKTLLENAALDARLASESIDVTLPGRHGERGGLHPVTRTLERITEIFARLGYELSEGPEIEDDWHNFEALNFPPHHPARAMHDTFYFGDGRLLRTHTSGVQVRYMGDHKPPLRMIAAGKVYRSDSDQTHSPMFHQVEGLLVDEHSNFADLKGTLSEFVRAFFERDFEMRFRPSYFPFVEPGAEVDIAWQQPDGSTRWLEVLGCGMVHPNVLKSVGIDPERYTGFAFGLGVERFAMLRYGVNDLRAFFENDVRFLKQFA; encoded by the coding sequence ATGAGTGACATCCAATCCTTGACCGCGCAGGCGCTGGCCGATGTGGCCGCGGCGCAGAGCCCGGAAACGCTGGAAAACCTGCGTGTTTCGCTGTTGGGCAAGAGCGGCAGCATCACTGCCCAGCTCAAGCAGCTTGGCGCATTGCCGGCCGACGAGCGCAAGGCAGCGGGCGAGGCGATCAACATCGCGCGCGACGCTGTGTCCTCTGCGTTGGGTGAGCGCAAGACGCTGCTGGAAAACGCCGCGCTGGATGCACGCCTGGCCTCTGAAAGCATCGATGTCACCTTGCCGGGCCGCCATGGCGAGCGCGGCGGCCTGCATCCGGTAACGCGCACCCTGGAGCGCATCACCGAAATCTTCGCCCGCCTCGGTTACGAACTGTCCGAAGGCCCGGAAATCGAAGACGACTGGCACAACTTCGAGGCACTGAACTTCCCGCCGCACCACCCGGCGCGCGCCATGCATGACACCTTCTACTTCGGCGACGGCCGCCTGCTGCGCACGCATACCTCCGGTGTGCAGGTGCGCTATATGGGCGACCACAAGCCGCCGCTGCGCATGATCGCGGCCGGCAAGGTGTACCGCAGCGACAGCGACCAAACCCATTCGCCGATGTTCCATCAGGTTGAGGGCCTGCTGGTGGACGAACACTCCAACTTCGCCGACCTCAAGGGCACCTTGTCCGAGTTCGTGCGCGCCTTCTTCGAGCGCGATTTCGAAATGCGTTTCCGCCCGAGCTACTTCCCGTTCGTGGAGCCGGGTGCGGAAGTGGACATCGCCTGGCAGCAGCCGGATGGCAGTACCCGCTGGCTGGAAGTGCTGGGCTGCGGCATGGTCCATCCGAACGTGTTGAAGTCGGTCGGCATTGATCCGGAGCGCTACACCGGCTTCGCCTTCGGCCTGGGCGTGGAGCGTTTCGCGATGCTGCGTTACGGCGTCAATGACCTGCGCGCCTTCTTCGAAAACGACGTCCGCTTCCTCAAGCAGTTCGCCTAA
- the dxs gene encoding 1-deoxy-D-xylulose-5-phosphate synthase, which translates to MIDSASYPRLSRIKTPDDLRLFDESELGAIAGELRAYLIESVGKSGGHFAAGLGVIELTVALHYLYDTPVDQLVWDVGHQTYPHKILTGRRDSIHTVKQKDGVAPFPKREESEFDTFGVGHSSTSISAALGMAIARQRQGDERKVIAVIGDGAMTAGMAFEALAHAGGMDEEPNVLVILNDNNMSISEAVGGLTKMLGRATASRTLNALRESGKKILGDKRHSPPARFVKRWEEQWKGMFVPSTAFEQMGFHYTGPIDGHDLPLLVSTLKHLKDAKGPHLLHIMTTKGKGYEPAEDDQIGYHAVGPFDPSKGLPEKGAPKKPTYTDIFGDWLCDAAAADPKLLAITPAMREGSGLVRFSKEYPDRYFDVAIAEQHAVTLAAGMATQGAKPVVAIYSTFLQRAYDQLVHDVATQDLDVLFAIDRAGVVGPDGATHAGNLDLSYLRCVPNMVVMAPGDEAECRQMLSTGLQYNGPAAVRYPRGTGPGAAVGTDLSTLEIGKAQLRVQGSRIAILAFGASVPAAEQVGRELGLSVVNMRFIKPLDKAMLLELARTHDGFVTVEDNVVAGGAGSGVSELLNAEAVLMPMLHLGLPDSYQHHASREDLLAEAGIDAAGIRAAILKRWPKLQDSAAPLSAAS; encoded by the coding sequence ATGATCGACTCTGCCAGCTATCCGCGCCTGTCGCGCATCAAGACTCCCGATGACCTGCGTCTGTTCGACGAGAGCGAACTGGGGGCCATCGCCGGCGAGTTGCGCGCCTACCTGATCGAATCGGTGGGCAAGAGCGGCGGTCACTTCGCAGCTGGCCTCGGTGTGATCGAGCTTACTGTCGCCCTGCACTATCTGTATGACACGCCGGTCGACCAGTTGGTGTGGGACGTGGGCCACCAGACCTACCCGCACAAGATCCTCACCGGTCGTCGCGACAGCATCCACACCGTCAAGCAGAAGGACGGTGTTGCGCCGTTCCCCAAGCGCGAGGAAAGCGAGTTCGACACCTTCGGTGTCGGCCATTCCTCGACCTCGATCTCCGCCGCGCTGGGCATGGCCATCGCGCGCCAGCGCCAGGGCGATGAGCGCAAGGTGATCGCGGTTATCGGCGACGGCGCGATGACGGCCGGCATGGCCTTCGAAGCACTGGCCCACGCCGGTGGCATGGACGAAGAGCCGAACGTGCTGGTCATCCTCAACGACAACAACATGTCCATCTCCGAAGCCGTCGGTGGACTGACCAAGATGCTGGGCCGGGCAACCGCCAGCCGCACACTCAACGCGCTGCGCGAGAGCGGCAAGAAGATCCTCGGCGACAAGCGCCACAGTCCGCCTGCGCGCTTCGTCAAGCGCTGGGAGGAACAGTGGAAGGGCATGTTCGTGCCGTCCACCGCCTTCGAGCAGATGGGTTTCCATTACACCGGCCCGATCGACGGCCATGATCTGCCGCTGCTGGTATCGACCCTCAAGCACCTGAAGGATGCCAAGGGTCCGCACCTGCTGCACATCATGACCACCAAGGGCAAAGGCTACGAGCCGGCCGAGGACGACCAGATCGGCTACCACGCCGTCGGCCCGTTCGATCCCAGCAAGGGCCTGCCGGAAAAGGGCGCGCCGAAGAAGCCGACTTATACCGACATCTTTGGCGACTGGCTGTGCGACGCCGCCGCGGCCGACCCGAAGCTGCTGGCGATCACCCCGGCGATGCGCGAAGGCTCCGGGCTGGTGCGTTTCAGCAAGGAATACCCCGACCGCTACTTCGACGTCGCCATCGCCGAGCAGCATGCGGTGACGCTGGCTGCCGGCATGGCCACGCAGGGCGCCAAGCCCGTGGTCGCCATCTACTCCACCTTCCTGCAGCGCGCCTACGACCAACTGGTACATGACGTCGCCACCCAGGACCTGGATGTGCTGTTCGCCATCGACCGTGCCGGTGTTGTCGGCCCGGACGGCGCCACCCACGCCGGCAACCTCGACCTGAGCTACCTGCGCTGCGTGCCGAACATGGTAGTCATGGCCCCGGGCGATGAAGCCGAGTGCAGGCAGATGCTCAGCACCGGCCTGCAGTACAACGGCCCAGCTGCCGTGCGCTATCCGCGCGGCACCGGCCCCGGCGCTGCCGTTGGCACCGATCTGTCCACGCTGGAAATCGGCAAGGCACAGCTGCGCGTGCAAGGCAGCCGCATCGCCATCCTCGCCTTCGGTGCCAGCGTACCGGCAGCCGAACAGGTTGGCCGCGAGCTGGGCCTGAGCGTAGTCAACATGCGTTTCATCAAGCCGCTGGACAAGGCGATGCTGCTGGAACTGGCGCGCACGCACGACGGTTTTGTCACCGTTGAAGACAACGTGGTTGCTGGCGGCGCGGGCTCGGGTGTTTCCGAATTGCTCAACGCCGAAGCCGTGCTGATGCCGATGTTGCACCTGGGCCTGCCCGACAGCTACCAGCACCACGCCAGCCGCGAAGACCTGCTGGCCGAGGCCGGGATTGATGCGGCGGGCATTCGCGCAGCAATCCTGAAGCGCTGGCCAAAGCTGCAGGACAGTGCTGCGCCGTTGAGTGCGGCGAGCTGA
- a CDS encoding MerR family transcriptional regulator, with amino-acid sequence MLDPGSNRELPPIPAKRYFTIGEVSELCDVKPHVLRYWETEFPSLEPGKRRGNRRYYQRHDVLMVRQIRGLLYEQGYTIGGARLRLEGEGAREESALSNQIIKQVRMELEEVLQLLRR; translated from the coding sequence ATGCTGGATCCGGGCAGTAACCGCGAACTTCCGCCGATTCCGGCCAAGCGCTACTTCACCATTGGTGAAGTAAGCGAGCTGTGCGACGTCAAGCCGCACGTGCTGCGCTACTGGGAAACCGAGTTCCCCAGCCTTGAGCCAGGCAAGCGCCGTGGCAACCGTCGTTACTATCAGCGCCATGACGTGCTGATGGTCCGGCAGATCCGCGGCCTGCTATACGAACAGGGCTACACCATCGGTGGCGCCCGCCTGCGACTGGAAGGCGAGGGCGCCCGCGAAGAATCGGCGCTGAGCAACCAGATCATCAAGCAGGTGCGCATGGAGCTGGAAGAAGTACTGCAACTGCTCCGTCGCTGA
- a CDS encoding lipocalin family protein, giving the protein MLLAALLIAHPLAHGAEVTSVENIDLQRYAGTWYEQANFPMYFQRNCARNTTANYRLLPEGKIEVINRCEKANGDTLQAQGLVKPSGNGPAELKVRFAPSFLSFIPFVWADYWVIALDTDYLWAVVGTPNRKYLWILTRDKAIPDDLLGQLSEKAKLQGFDISKLRVTEQR; this is encoded by the coding sequence ATGCTCCTTGCGGCACTTCTGATCGCCCACCCGCTCGCTCATGGCGCGGAAGTAACGTCCGTCGAGAACATCGACCTGCAACGTTATGCCGGCACCTGGTATGAACAGGCCAACTTCCCGATGTACTTCCAGCGCAACTGCGCACGGAACACAACTGCGAACTATCGGCTGCTGCCCGAAGGCAAGATCGAGGTCATCAACCGCTGCGAAAAAGCCAACGGCGATACCCTTCAGGCCCAAGGCCTCGTCAAGCCATCAGGCAATGGGCCAGCTGAACTCAAGGTACGTTTCGCCCCCTCGTTCCTGTCGTTCATTCCATTCGTTTGGGCCGACTATTGGGTCATCGCCTTGGATACCGACTACCTATGGGCAGTCGTTGGCACACCGAACCGGAAGTACCTTTGGATACTGACCAGGGACAAGGCGATTCCGGACGACCTGCTCGGGCAACTCAGCGAAAAAGCCAAGCTGCAGGGCTTCGATATCTCGAAGCTGAGGGTGACGGAGCAGAGATAA
- the rpmI gene encoding 50S ribosomal protein L35, which yields MPKIKTNRAAAKRFRKTASGKYKCGHANRSHILTKKATKRKRNLRQTNHVRAEDAGRLDRMLPYL from the coding sequence ATGCCCAAGATCAAGACCAACCGGGCGGCGGCCAAGCGTTTCCGCAAGACCGCCTCCGGCAAGTACAAGTGCGGTCACGCCAACCGTAGCCACATCCTCACGAAGAAAGCGACCAAGCGGAAGCGTAACCTGCGTCAGACGAATCACGTCCGCGCAGAAGACGCAGGCCGTCTGGACCGTATGCTTCCCTACCTCTGA
- a CDS encoding putative hemolysin has translation MKSLVLCVATLLMSAAVAGCAPKDEAKIEAAQPRVGMANPASEYCVKKGGKVEIKKNSEGGEYGICHLADGTQIEEWELFRRENAVGTK, from the coding sequence ATGAAATCCCTTGTACTTTGTGTAGCTACCTTGCTGATGTCTGCTGCGGTCGCGGGTTGTGCGCCGAAAGATGAAGCGAAGATAGAGGCTGCCCAGCCGCGTGTGGGCATGGCCAATCCTGCATCCGAGTATTGCGTGAAGAAGGGCGGCAAGGTCGAGATCAAGAAGAACAGCGAGGGCGGTGAGTACGGTATCTGCCACCTTGCCGATGGCACCCAGATCGAAGAGTGGGAGCTGTTCCGGCGCGAAAACGCGGTCGGCACGAAGTAA
- a CDS encoding DUF805 domain-containing protein: protein MHINSARLRELRTGRQWSQEQLANLSGLNLRTIQRLESGAKISTESLRALAAVFEVPAESLLTGNPSPSQPALEAMRDGVLRGLEFTGTTPRADFWWFALAVAMVLAFAQLFAEAIGQWALEITSLLVLLPWIAACTRRLRDAGLNPWWQLVSLAPVGGILVLLYLLTYPTKAKEPAEVATG from the coding sequence ATGCACATCAACAGCGCCCGACTTCGCGAGCTCCGCACCGGCCGGCAATGGTCGCAGGAGCAGTTGGCCAATCTGAGCGGTTTGAACCTGAGGACCATCCAGCGCCTGGAGTCGGGCGCGAAGATCTCGACCGAATCCTTGCGGGCACTGGCTGCCGTCTTCGAGGTGCCTGCCGAAAGCCTGCTGACGGGTAATCCGTCCCCCAGTCAGCCAGCGCTGGAGGCAATGCGTGACGGCGTGCTGCGCGGCTTGGAGTTCACCGGCACAACCCCGCGGGCGGACTTCTGGTGGTTCGCCCTGGCTGTGGCGATGGTGCTTGCCTTCGCCCAGCTGTTTGCTGAGGCCATTGGCCAATGGGCGCTGGAAATCACCTCGCTGCTGGTGTTGCTGCCCTGGATCGCGGCCTGCACCCGGCGGCTGCGCGATGCCGGTCTCAACCCGTGGTGGCAGCTGGTCAGTCTGGCGCCGGTGGGGGGCATCCTTGTGCTGCTGTATCTGCTCACCTATCCCACCAAGGCGAAGGAGCCGGCCGAGGTGGCTACGGGATGA